From Calothrix sp. PCC 6303, a single genomic window includes:
- a CDS encoding ATP-binding protein: MKISTKFVSLSVTLVGAIALISGGSTLWRNHIQETTHERYTQAQRRIQAATLVQNRLYAEIIELKDHILFRNIDEEKEDEFDVGIEEALDELESVVSTPEIKYIRARQEIFEELEENVIEGINQGLIKTEVDIKADFRAINGFMRDIDFFLGKLSKQAQQQADEAEKELERVEAIATNVSYSTIVLLMLMVLGLFWVVLRPTIQSLKQLQEGANEIGMGNLSHRMEIHTQDEIEQLSQAFNRMAESLGISQVSLQQKLEEIEVARAAAETANRAKSQFLANMNHELRTPLNGILGYVQILQRDTTTNEKQIKGFRVIHQCASHLLTLINDILDLSKLEAQKMELYPQDFHFANFLASTADICRIKAEQKGVEFKFQPGANLPTAIHADDKRLRQVLLNLLSNSVKFTDFGKVSFRIEVVDDTSTDCERIRRIRFQVKDTGIGIVPEKLASIFLPFEQAGKRERNIEGTGLGLAISQQIIEKMGSSIQVESTFGQGSCFWFELDLPLVSEWFTGDAIANQTIIGYEGERRKILVVDDREENRLVAVNMLEPLGFELAEAENGQKALDIALEMSPDLIITDVHMAVMDGLEMTRRLRQISNFTKTPIIASPATLSKVDMQDSLDAGCSSFFPKPLDLNGLLAEIQRLLKLQWISETKPNTLVLENNHHIDGEELVFPPPAELAALYTAVQGGFMSEVQQEANRLKQLAPKYIPLANQILELTQQFDDEAILRLLEPWV; this comes from the coding sequence ATGAAAATATCGACAAAGTTTGTGAGTCTTTCGGTGACATTGGTGGGAGCGATCGCGCTAATTTCTGGTGGTAGTACCCTCTGGCGTAACCATATCCAAGAAACCACCCATGAAAGGTATACCCAAGCCCAGCGACGGATTCAAGCGGCAACCCTGGTGCAAAATCGCCTGTATGCGGAAATTATCGAACTCAAGGATCATATTTTGTTCCGCAATATAGACGAGGAAAAGGAGGATGAATTCGATGTGGGGATTGAAGAGGCACTTGATGAGTTGGAATCAGTGGTATCGACACCGGAGATTAAATATATCCGCGCTCGACAGGAAATTTTTGAGGAATTAGAAGAAAATGTGATTGAGGGGATTAACCAGGGATTAATCAAAACAGAAGTTGATATTAAGGCTGATTTTCGAGCTATCAACGGCTTTATGCGAGATATTGACTTTTTTTTGGGTAAATTAAGCAAGCAGGCTCAACAACAAGCCGACGAAGCAGAAAAAGAATTAGAGCGGGTAGAAGCGATCGCTACTAATGTTTCCTACTCCACCATTGTCCTCTTGATGTTGATGGTGTTAGGTCTATTTTGGGTAGTTTTGCGCCCCACAATTCAATCCCTCAAACAACTTCAGGAAGGAGCAAACGAGATTGGCATGGGTAATTTATCTCATCGGATGGAAATCCATACCCAGGATGAAATTGAGCAGCTATCCCAGGCGTTTAACCGGATGGCAGAAAGTTTGGGAATTTCCCAAGTTAGTTTACAACAAAAGTTAGAGGAAATAGAAGTTGCCCGCGCCGCCGCCGAAACCGCTAACCGTGCCAAAAGCCAATTTCTTGCCAACATGAACCACGAATTGCGGACTCCCCTCAACGGTATCCTGGGTTACGTGCAAATCCTCCAGCGCGACACCACTACAAATGAGAAACAAATCAAGGGTTTCCGGGTGATTCATCAGTGTGCTTCCCATCTCCTCACCTTGATTAACGACATTCTCGATTTATCGAAGTTGGAAGCGCAAAAAATGGAACTCTATCCCCAGGATTTCCATTTTGCTAATTTCCTTGCTTCGACTGCCGATATTTGCCGGATTAAAGCAGAGCAAAAGGGCGTAGAATTTAAGTTTCAACCGGGAGCGAATTTACCGACGGCGATTCATGCTGATGATAAACGGTTGCGGCAGGTGTTACTAAATTTACTGAGTAATTCCGTGAAATTTACGGACTTTGGCAAAGTCTCCTTCCGAATCGAAGTTGTGGATGATACATCCACCGATTGCGAACGCATTCGCCGCATTCGTTTCCAGGTTAAAGATACGGGTATTGGGATTGTACCGGAAAAACTCGCCTCGATTTTCTTACCCTTCGAGCAAGCAGGGAAACGGGAACGGAACATAGAAGGTACGGGATTAGGACTTGCCATTAGCCAGCAAATTATTGAGAAAATGGGTAGTAGCATTCAAGTTGAAAGCACTTTCGGTCAAGGTAGTTGCTTTTGGTTTGAGCTAGATTTACCCCTTGTTTCCGAATGGTTCACCGGAGACGCGATCGCAAATCAAACTATCATTGGTTACGAAGGGGAACGGCGCAAAATTCTCGTGGTGGATGACCGGGAGGAAAATCGCCTAGTTGCCGTGAATATGCTGGAACCCTTGGGTTTTGAACTTGCAGAAGCAGAAAACGGACAGAAAGCGCTGGATATTGCCCTAGAAATGAGTCCCGACCTAATTATTACTGATGTTCACATGGCGGTCATGGATGGCTTGGAAATGACCCGTCGGTTGCGTCAAATATCCAACTTTACCAAAACCCCTATTATCGCTTCCCCTGCAACTCTATCAAAGGTGGATATGCAGGATAGTTTGGATGCCGGGTGTAGCAGTTTTTTCCCCAAACCTCTGGATTTGAATGGATTATTGGCGGAAATACAGCGCCTTTTAAAATTACAATGGATTTCGGAAACTAAGCCAAATACTCTAGTTTTAGAGAATAATCACCACATAGATGGGGAAGAACTAGTATTTCCACCCCCAGCAGAACTTGCTGCCCTTTATACAGCTGTTCAGGGTGGTTTTATGAGTGAGGTACAGCAGGAAGCCAACCGCCTCAAACAATTAGCTCCCAAGTACATCCCTCTAGCCAACCAAATTTTGGAACTGACTCAACAATTTGATGATGAAGCTATTCTCCGGTTACTAGAACCTTGGGTATAA
- a CDS encoding phosphate/phosphite/phosphonate ABC transporter substrate-binding protein — protein sequence MSLRKTTIFPASAGLQLCRFRWGYLLAIALLPGCTPSPKKSSPTSAVSSPETVLRISVQPTQDRAEQERMIAPLDAHLEKVLGQQVDFIIAKDYQDSVNMLVDRRTNALYGGVVSYFEALERGAKVIPLVAPIDAGTVRPWYRSCLVVAANSSIKTLKDLKGKRVAFVNPSSTSGYLMPVAALKQEGIDPDRNFAKVVFGGTHAETEALLAANRVDAIATNLATYNQWQKESKAENARMIWQSDPVPHAPILVSSDIPPELLEKLKEAFLTTPTGIKDLMGAKSAGYTLVEAEDYESIGELRRQINLSGESSQ from the coding sequence ATGAGTTTAAGAAAGACAACTATATTTCCTGCTTCTGCGGGGTTGCAGCTATGCCGATTTCGGTGGGGATATTTGCTGGCGATCGCCCTCCTCCCTGGTTGTACCCCATCCCCTAAAAAGTCTTCCCCAACTTCTGCTGTGTCTTCCCCAGAAACTGTTCTCCGTATTAGCGTGCAACCGACTCAAGATCGAGCCGAGCAAGAACGGATGATTGCACCTTTGGATGCTCACCTAGAAAAGGTACTAGGACAACAGGTCGATTTTATCATTGCCAAAGACTACCAAGATAGCGTAAATATGTTGGTGGATCGACGAACCAATGCTCTCTATGGTGGAGTTGTCTCCTATTTTGAAGCCTTGGAACGGGGGGCAAAAGTCATACCCCTGGTGGCACCCATCGATGCAGGTACTGTTCGACCCTGGTATCGTTCCTGCTTGGTTGTGGCGGCAAATAGTTCGATCAAAACCTTAAAAGACTTGAAGGGTAAGCGGGTAGCTTTTGTCAACCCCTCCTCCACATCGGGTTATCTCATGCCTGTAGCGGCGCTCAAACAAGAGGGAATTGACCCAGATCGGAATTTCGCCAAGGTAGTGTTTGGGGGAACCCATGCGGAAACTGAGGCGTTATTGGCAGCAAATCGGGTCGATGCCATTGCGACTAATTTGGCTACCTATAATCAATGGCAAAAAGAAAGTAAGGCTGAAAATGCTCGGATGATTTGGCAGTCAGACCCGGTACCCCATGCTCCCATACTGGTTTCTAGTGACATACCACCGGAGTTGTTGGAGAAACTTAAGGAAGCTTTTTTAACTACACCTACGGGAATTAAAGATCTGATGGGTGCTAAAAGTGCTGGATATACCTTGGTGGAAGCGGAGGATTACGAATCCATTGGGGAATTACGCCGTCAAATCAACTTATCAGGGGAGAGCAGCCAATGA
- a CDS encoding Uma2 family endonuclease has protein sequence MITNHHQNHLSPQEYLEGEKISQIKHEYIDGEVYAMAGASDAHVTITGNLYMLLRNHHRGSGCRVYMADMKAQVEELNRYFYPDVMVTCDTRDQASDYFKSHPCLIIEVLSDTTEGFDRGKKFQDYTYLPSLQEYVLVSQDRMNVECFRRNEKGRWELYRFGVGEIVEFSSVDFRCDIAAIYEDLTSSPA, from the coding sequence ATGATTACAAATCATCATCAAAACCACTTATCACCCCAAGAATACTTAGAAGGGGAGAAAATTAGCCAAATCAAGCATGAGTATATAGATGGGGAAGTTTATGCAATGGCAGGGGCAAGTGATGCCCATGTCACCATCACAGGTAACTTATACATGTTATTGCGAAATCACCATCGGGGAAGTGGTTGCCGTGTCTACATGGCAGATATGAAAGCACAGGTTGAAGAGCTTAACCGCTACTTTTATCCCGATGTTATGGTGACTTGTGATACCCGCGATCAAGCTTCCGATTATTTTAAATCTCATCCTTGTCTAATCATCGAAGTACTTTCGGATACTACAGAAGGCTTTGACCGGGGTAAAAAGTTTCAAGATTATACTTACTTACCATCTTTACAGGAATACGTCTTAGTTTCCCAAGATCGGATGAATGTGGAATGTTTTCGGAGAAATGAAAAGGGAAGATGGGAACTTTATCGATTTGGAGTAGGGGAAATAGTTGAATTTAGCAGTGTTGATTTTCGTTGTGATATTGCTGCAATATACGAAGATTTGACATCCTCCCCGGCATAA
- a CDS encoding RNA-guided endonuclease InsQ/TnpB family protein, translating into MLVFEAKLEGFKEQYQLLDEAIRTARFVRNACIRYWMDNGRCYPAGTLSANKSGDPPNALPHKSIGRYELSAYCAVLAKAAEFPWVSKLNSMARQASAERAWSAIARFFDNCKKSKPGKKGFPKFKKEQTHGSVEYKTTGWCLSDDRKFITFTDGFKAGTFKLWGTRDLHFYQLKQFKRVRVVRRADGYYAQFCIDHQRVERREPTGKTIGIDVGLNHFYTDSNGETVTNPRHLRKSEKSLKRLQRRMSKTKKGSQNRIKFRNKLARKHLKVSRQRKDFAVKTARCVVRSNDLVAYEDLMVRNMVKNHRLAKSISDASWSLFRQWVEYFGKVFGVVTVAVSSHYTSQNCSNCGQIVKKTLSTRTHICPHCGHTQDRDWNAARNILEKALSTAGHVGTKASGETDQYLGGETPPSKSTRGKRKPKK; encoded by the coding sequence ATGCTGGTATTTGAGGCAAAGCTTGAGGGATTTAAAGAGCAGTATCAGTTGCTAGATGAAGCAATTAGAACTGCTCGTTTTGTCCGCAATGCTTGTATCAGATACTGGATGGACAACGGCAGGTGCTACCCTGCGGGAACGCTTTCAGCGAACAAGTCGGGAGACCCGCCCAACGCACTGCCTCACAAAAGTATCGGCAGGTACGAGTTGAGTGCTTATTGTGCTGTGCTTGCTAAAGCAGCCGAGTTTCCTTGGGTGTCGAAACTTAACTCGATGGCTCGTCAAGCTAGTGCTGAAAGAGCATGGTCTGCCATTGCGAGATTTTTTGACAATTGCAAAAAGTCTAAACCAGGCAAGAAGGGATTTCCAAAGTTTAAGAAAGAACAAACTCACGGGAGTGTTGAATATAAAACCACTGGATGGTGTTTGTCCGATGATCGCAAGTTCATCACTTTCACTGATGGTTTTAAAGCAGGAACTTTTAAACTCTGGGGAACCCGTGACCTGCACTTTTACCAACTCAAACAGTTTAAAAGAGTGCGGGTTGTGCGTCGTGCCGATGGGTATTATGCCCAATTTTGCATTGATCACCAACGGGTTGAAAGGCGAGAACCAACGGGTAAAACTATTGGTATTGATGTGGGGTTGAACCATTTCTATACAGATAGCAATGGGGAAACAGTCACCAATCCTAGACACCTGCGTAAATCCGAGAAGTCTTTGAAACGGTTGCAGCGCCGGATGTCCAAGACTAAAAAAGGGTCTCAAAACAGAATTAAGTTTAGAAATAAACTTGCGCGTAAGCATCTCAAAGTAAGTCGCCAACGTAAAGACTTTGCTGTAAAAACAGCAAGGTGCGTAGTGAGGTCTAACGACCTCGTGGCGTATGAAGATTTGATGGTGCGAAATATGGTCAAGAATCATCGCTTGGCTAAGTCGATTAGTGATGCGTCGTGGTCGCTGTTTCGTCAATGGGTTGAGTATTTTGGCAAGGTCTTTGGGGTGGTGACAGTTGCTGTGTCGTCTCACTACACCAGTCAAAATTGCTCGAATTGTGGGCAAATTGTCAAGAAGACTCTTAGCACTAGAACTCATATTTGTCCTCATTGTGGGCATACCCAAGACCGAGATTGGAACGCAGCACGCAATATACTGGAAAAAGCATTAAGTACGGCGGGTCACGTCGGAACTAAAGCCTCTGGAGAGACTGATCAATACTTGGGTGGGGAAACTCCTCCAAGCAAATCAACTCGTGGAAAGAGGAAACCCAAGAAGTGA
- a CDS encoding bile acid:sodium symporter family protein has protein sequence MQSNLFTTILLPLALAIIMLGMGLSLLPEDFRRITRYPKAVAVGTVSQILLLPLIGTLITLVVPMQPEIAVGLIVLAVCPGGPSSNLLTYLAKGDVALSVTLTAVSSIITVFTIPLFTNLALQYFLGKSAAIALPIGGTMLQIFLITLLPTAIGMAIRHQFPDTARSLEKQMSRLAVGLLALIIILLLIRESSKIPTFLVQVGIGVLLLNLLATLSGFLAGKLFRLPLSQQICIAIEVGIQNGTLAIAITAGLLNNPDMAVPAAVYSLLMYVTGFGAILYGRQAIGSTPSLSSLK, from the coding sequence ATGCAAAGCAACCTATTCACCACTATTTTACTGCCTCTGGCTCTAGCAATTATCATGCTGGGTATGGGGCTAAGTCTGCTGCCAGAAGACTTTAGGCGAATCACTCGCTACCCCAAAGCGGTTGCGGTGGGTACAGTCAGCCAGATATTGCTACTGCCTCTAATTGGAACACTAATCACATTGGTAGTTCCCATGCAACCAGAGATTGCTGTGGGGCTAATTGTTTTGGCAGTCTGTCCTGGAGGTCCTTCTTCTAATCTACTCACATATCTGGCAAAGGGCGATGTTGCTCTATCGGTGACGCTCACGGCAGTTAGTAGCATTATCACCGTGTTCACGATTCCTCTGTTTACAAATCTGGCGCTTCAGTATTTCCTGGGGAAAAGTGCTGCGATCGCTCTGCCGATTGGAGGTACTATGTTGCAAATATTCTTGATTACGCTGCTACCCACGGCAATCGGGATGGCGATTCGTCATCAGTTTCCTGACACAGCACGCAGCCTAGAAAAGCAAATGAGCCGTCTTGCTGTGGGATTATTAGCGCTGATAATTATCCTGTTGCTGATTCGAGAAAGTAGCAAAATTCCAACATTTTTGGTACAGGTGGGAATTGGTGTACTGCTGCTCAACTTACTGGCAACGCTATCAGGATTTTTGGCTGGGAAGTTGTTCCGGCTGCCGTTGTCTCAACAGATATGTATTGCCATTGAAGTTGGCATTCAAAATGGAACTTTAGCGATCGCTATTACTGCTGGTTTACTCAATAATCCCGACATGGCTGTACCCGCCGCCGTTTATAGCTTGTTGATGTACGTTACTGGCTTTGGAGCTATCCTCTATGGTAGACAAGCGATCGGTAGTACACCTAGCTTGAGTAGCTTGAAATAG
- the trmFO gene encoding FADH(2)-oxidizing methylenetetrahydrofolate--tRNA-(uracil(54)-C(5))-methyltransferase TrmFO — translation MPQQPIHVIGGGLAGTEAAWQIAQAGIPVVLHEMRPQRFGGAHHTEELAELVCSNSFGAMAADRATGLLHEELRRLGSVVLSKADEHKVPAGGALAVDRGQFSHDLTQTLANHPLVELRRDEVRSITDGIVVIASGPLTSPDLAEDLRRLTGMEYLSFFDAASPIIVGESINRDIAFMASRYDKGEAAYLNCPMNKEEYLRFWQELRQAEQVELKDFDREKVKFFEACLPIEELALRGEETMRYGPLKPVGLIPPNAPINEKGLPERPYAVIQLRQEDKQGQLWNMVGFQTNLRWGEQKRIFQMIPGLENAEFVRLGVMHRNTFINAPQLMNTSLQFKERPHVFAAGQIIGTEGYTAAAAGGWLAGTNAARLALGKEVVSLPNTTMMGALFEFISSASPKHFQPMPPNFGILPDLGMKIKSKPERYGKYRDRSFADLANWRLGVGIS, via the coding sequence ATGCCACAACAACCAATTCACGTTATCGGTGGAGGACTTGCGGGAACTGAAGCTGCTTGGCAGATTGCCCAAGCTGGTATCCCCGTAGTTCTCCATGAAATGCGTCCCCAACGTTTCGGAGGGGCACATCATACTGAGGAATTAGCTGAGTTGGTTTGTAGTAATTCATTTGGGGCGATGGCTGCTGACAGAGCCACTGGATTACTCCATGAAGAATTGCGGCGTTTGGGTTCGGTGGTACTTTCCAAAGCTGATGAACACAAGGTTCCTGCTGGGGGGGCTTTGGCGGTGGATCGAGGTCAATTTAGTCATGATTTAACCCAAACCTTAGCTAATCATCCTTTGGTGGAGTTGAGGCGAGATGAGGTACGTAGTATTACTGATGGGATTGTTGTGATTGCCAGCGGACCTTTAACTAGTCCCGACTTGGCGGAAGATTTACGTCGTCTCACGGGGATGGAATATCTCAGCTTTTTTGATGCTGCCAGCCCCATTATTGTGGGTGAATCTATCAACCGAGATATTGCTTTTATGGCTTCACGTTACGACAAAGGGGAAGCTGCATACCTCAATTGTCCGATGAATAAAGAGGAATATCTGCGGTTTTGGCAAGAACTACGTCAAGCTGAACAGGTGGAACTGAAGGATTTTGATCGGGAAAAGGTGAAGTTTTTTGAGGCTTGTTTACCCATCGAAGAATTGGCACTGCGGGGTGAAGAAACCATGCGATATGGTCCCCTCAAGCCTGTGGGTTTAATTCCTCCCAATGCCCCAATTAACGAGAAAGGACTGCCAGAACGCCCCTACGCGGTGATTCAGTTGCGTCAAGAAGACAAACAAGGGCAACTTTGGAATATGGTGGGTTTCCAAACCAATTTACGTTGGGGAGAACAAAAGCGAATTTTCCAAATGATTCCTGGATTGGAAAATGCTGAATTTGTCAGATTGGGTGTGATGCACCGCAACACTTTTATTAATGCACCGCAATTGATGAATACTAGTTTGCAATTTAAAGAACGTCCCCATGTTTTTGCGGCAGGGCAGATAATTGGGACGGAAGGGTATACGGCTGCGGCTGCGGGTGGTTGGTTGGCGGGGACAAATGCCGCTAGATTAGCTTTAGGCAAGGAAGTTGTGAGTCTTCCTAATACAACGATGATGGGGGCTTTATTTGAATTTATTAGTTCGGCATCACCGAAGCATTTTCAACCCATGCCACCAAATTTTGGAATCTTACCAGATTTGGGGATGAAAATTAAAAGTAAACCAGAACGCTATGGGAAGTATCGGGATAGATCCTTTGCTGATTTAGCGAATTGGCGTTTGGGAGTTGGTATCAGCTAA
- a CDS encoding GTP-binding protein, with amino-acid sequence MTPTLPPDSNQSADNSQLWEEEMDAAIYSFDEIQTELHYKQAQTALRNLVNKLDLTPQEQTGLESEIGDLETMLAKLDQMVVQIATFGMVGRGKSSLLNALVGKKVFETGALHGVTQVAQSVSWVISETEKISRVTFPGLGKSQMELIDTPGLDEVDGETRAELAEHIAKQADLILFVISGDMTKLEFEALSQLREVGKPILLVFNKVDQYPEADRMAIYDKIRNERVKELLSPDEIVMAAASPIVRSLIQRDDGTRTVQLRTGKSQIEDLKLKILDILHREGKALVALNTMIYADDVNQQVVQRKLAIREAAANKLIWQATMTKAVAVALNPVTVVDILSGAVIDIVLILGLSKLYGIAMTEVGAVKLLQKIALSMGGITASELVANLGLSSLKTILGLAAPATAGISLGAYVSVAITQAGVAGFSCYTIGQVTKTYLAQGATWGDDGPKAVINKILATLDESSIISRIKDELQQKVRKVS; translated from the coding sequence ATGACTCCAACCCTACCTCCAGACTCTAACCAAAGCGCTGACAATTCCCAATTGTGGGAGGAGGAGATGGATGCAGCTATTTACAGCTTTGATGAAATTCAAACCGAACTCCACTACAAACAAGCACAAACAGCATTACGGAATTTAGTTAATAAACTAGATTTAACTCCCCAAGAACAAACTGGTTTGGAAAGCGAAATTGGGGATTTGGAAACAATGCTGGCAAAATTAGATCAGATGGTGGTGCAAATTGCCACATTTGGCATGGTGGGAAGGGGCAAATCATCGTTGTTGAATGCTTTGGTGGGGAAAAAAGTCTTTGAAACTGGTGCATTGCATGGAGTGACACAGGTAGCGCAAAGTGTCAGTTGGGTAATTAGTGAAACAGAAAAGATTTCGCGGGTGACTTTTCCAGGTTTGGGTAAATCCCAGATGGAGTTAATTGATACTCCTGGATTGGATGAAGTGGATGGAGAAACTAGGGCAGAATTAGCAGAACATATTGCCAAACAAGCTGATTTAATTCTGTTTGTGATTTCTGGGGATATGACAAAGTTGGAATTTGAAGCGCTTTCACAGTTACGGGAAGTAGGTAAACCAATTTTACTGGTGTTTAATAAAGTTGATCAATACCCAGAAGCCGATCGCATGGCAATTTATGACAAAATCAGGAATGAAAGGGTTAAAGAACTACTTTCACCCGATGAGATAGTCATGGCAGCAGCTTCACCCATTGTGCGTAGTTTAATTCAGCGGGATGATGGTACCAGAACTGTCCAGTTACGCACTGGTAAATCCCAAATTGAGGATTTAAAGCTGAAAATTTTAGATATTTTGCACCGCGAAGGTAAAGCCCTAGTGGCACTAAATACGATGATTTACGCAGATGATGTAAATCAGCAGGTAGTGCAACGAAAATTAGCAATTCGAGAAGCTGCGGCAAATAAATTAATTTGGCAAGCGACAATGACGAAAGCAGTGGCAGTTGCTTTAAATCCCGTGACAGTGGTGGATATTCTCAGCGGTGCCGTCATTGATATCGTGTTAATTCTCGGACTTTCCAAACTGTACGGCATTGCCATGACAGAAGTAGGAGCAGTAAAATTACTTCAAAAAATCGCCCTCAGTATGGGGGGAATCACAGCTAGCGAACTTGTTGCCAATCTTGGTTTAAGTTCGTTAAAAACGATACTTGGTTTAGCAGCACCTGCCACAGCTGGTATATCTTTGGGGGCTTACGTATCCGTAGCTATTACCCAGGCAGGTGTAGCAGGCTTTTCATGCTATACCATCGGGCAAGTGACTAAAACTTACTTAGCACAGGGAGCAACCTGGGGGGATGATGGACCTAAAGCCGTAATTAATAAGATTTTGGCAACCCTTGACGAGTCATCTATTATTAGTCGCATCAAAGATGAATTACAGCAAAAAGTCAGAAAAGTTAGCTGA
- the tpiA gene encoding triose-phosphate isomerase, producing the protein MRKIVIAGNWKMFKTQAESQDFLRDFLPTLEETPSEREVLLCVPFTDLNILSKSLHGSRVQLGAQNVHWEENGAYTGEVSAPMLTEIGVRFVVIGHSERRQYFGETDETVNLRIRAAQKHGLTPILCVGETKQQRDNGETEIIIINQIKRGLVDIDQSNLIIAYEPIWAIGTGDTCETKEANRVIGLIRNQLTNPNVPIQYGGSVKPNNIDEIMAQPEIDGALVGGASLEAADFARIINYQN; encoded by the coding sequence GTGCGAAAAATTGTTATTGCTGGTAACTGGAAAATGTTCAAAACCCAGGCAGAATCCCAAGACTTTCTCAGGGATTTTTTGCCAACTCTAGAGGAAACGCCATCAGAAAGGGAAGTTCTACTATGCGTACCTTTTACTGACCTAAATATCCTATCCAAAAGTTTACATGGTAGCCGTGTCCAATTGGGAGCGCAAAATGTCCATTGGGAAGAAAATGGAGCTTATACTGGTGAGGTTTCTGCACCGATGTTGACAGAAATCGGTGTGAGATTTGTGGTTATTGGACACAGCGAAAGACGACAATATTTTGGCGAAACTGATGAAACCGTAAATTTACGGATTCGTGCTGCTCAAAAACATGGCTTGACACCTATATTGTGTGTGGGTGAAACCAAACAACAACGAGATAATGGGGAAACTGAGATCATCATTATCAATCAAATTAAACGCGGTTTGGTGGATATTGATCAAAGTAACTTGATAATTGCCTATGAACCAATTTGGGCAATTGGGACTGGTGACACCTGCGAAACTAAGGAAGCAAATCGAGTAATCGGTTTAATTCGCAATCAATTAACTAATCCAAATGTACCAATTCAATATGGTGGTTCTGTAAAACCCAACAATATTGATGAAATTATGGCACAACCCGAAATTGATGGGGCTTTGGTGGGGGGTGCAAGTTTGGAAGCGGCTGATTTTGCTAGGATCATTAATTATCAAAATTAA